One Flammeovirga agarivorans DNA window includes the following coding sequences:
- a CDS encoding 30S ribosomal protein S16: protein MAVKIRLARRGRKRRPIYNVVVADSRSPRDGRFIEKLGTFNPNTHPATIDIDPAAAAKWLLNGAQPTDTARMVLSKAGAMFKKHLQVGVIKGAKTQEQADQEFDAWMSERSSAYAAELEAKKTAAEAAVKAELEAGIAARKAAEEAEKKAEAEALAAAAAAQAEKEAEASEEEAAEESSEEEESAE from the coding sequence ATGGCAGTAAAAATCCGTTTAGCACGTCGTGGTCGTAAGAGAAGACCTATCTACAACGTAGTAGTAGCTGATTCAAGATCTCCACGTGACGGTCGTTTTATCGAGAAATTAGGTACTTTCAACCCTAACACTCACCCTGCAACAATTGATATTGATCCTGCAGCTGCTGCAAAGTGGTTATTGAATGGTGCTCAGCCTACTGACACTGCTCGTATGGTACTTTCTAAAGCTGGTGCAATGTTCAAGAAACACTTACAAGTAGGTGTTATCAAAGGTGCAAAAACTCAAGAGCAAGCTGATCAAGAATTCGACGCTTGGATGTCAGAAAGATCTTCTGCATATGCTGCTGAGTTAGAAGCTAAGAAAACTGCTGCTGAGGCTGCTGTTAAAGCTGAATTAGAAGCTGGTATCGCTGCTCGTAAAGCTGCTGAAGAAGCTGAGAAAAAAGCTGAGGCTGAAGCTCTTGCTGCTGCCGCTGCTGCTCAAGCTGAAAAAGAAGCTGAAGCTTCAGAAGAAGAGGCTGCTGAAGAATCATCAGAAGAAGAAGAATCTGCTGAGTAA
- a CDS encoding peptidase domain-containing ABC transporter codes for MKLTKLKVKQRDITDCGATCLLSISRFYGADYSVAKIRQMASTDQKGTNLLGLIEAAKKLGFDAKGVRGDISALPEVSLPSIAHVILENDLQHFIVITKINKTEVTVMDPGDGQFHNYSLEEFSKLWSGVLVLITPAISFEKKNEAISISRRFYELVSAHTNVLIQAIIGALVFTILGLSTSIYIQKIIDYVLVDGNKNLLWLLSIGMVVILMFQTILGVLKSQLVLRTGQMIDARLILGYYQHLIKLPQQFFDTMRVGEIVSRINDAVKIRAFINDSAISLVINVCILIFSFVAMFIYSWKLALVMLLLLPISGGIYWFVNYRNKKFQRKLMESSAELESQLVESIDSIRTIKRLGIEDFSNLKTEIRFVDTLKNVFSISQTNIFSENSTHFVSVIFTVVLLGVGAHFVLNKELTPGELLSFNALLNYLTGPVTALIGMNSQWQNAKIAADRLFELLDLDNEQSNVEEEQIELTPSKIGDIQFQNVSFRYGSRVDVFQKLNLSIPKRKLTAIVGESGSGKSTLAALIQKIYPIQEGRIIIGDININYLSRSSLRNTIGVVPQQIELFKGSVIENIALGELHPNVEKVISICKDLGIIDFIESLPNGFQSEIGEKGSTLSGGQRQRLAIARALYRDPEILILDEPTASLDSKSEEFVQKTIQQLMLKGKTVIIIAHRLSTIQDADKILVLEKGKLVEDGVHFSLLEQNGKYHELWESQIPKGLKELIIA; via the coding sequence ATGAAACTGACTAAGCTTAAAGTAAAGCAACGCGATATTACAGATTGTGGAGCAACTTGCTTGCTCTCTATTTCTAGATTTTATGGAGCTGATTATTCAGTTGCTAAAATTCGCCAGATGGCCTCTACGGATCAAAAAGGCACTAATTTATTAGGGTTGATAGAAGCCGCTAAAAAACTTGGATTTGATGCTAAGGGAGTAAGAGGAGATATCTCAGCATTACCAGAAGTATCCTTACCATCAATTGCACATGTTATACTAGAGAATGACCTTCAGCACTTTATAGTTATTACTAAAATAAACAAAACTGAAGTTACCGTTATGGACCCAGGAGATGGGCAATTCCATAATTATTCACTTGAAGAATTTTCAAAACTATGGTCAGGCGTTTTAGTGTTAATTACACCTGCCATCTCTTTTGAGAAGAAGAATGAAGCTATTTCTATATCACGTCGATTTTATGAGTTGGTAAGTGCTCATACGAATGTCTTAATTCAGGCTATTATTGGAGCTTTGGTCTTTACAATACTCGGATTGAGTACATCTATTTATATTCAAAAAATCATTGATTATGTGCTTGTTGATGGTAATAAAAATCTTCTTTGGTTATTGAGTATTGGGATGGTTGTTATTTTAATGTTCCAAACAATATTAGGTGTATTAAAAAGCCAATTAGTACTACGAACAGGACAAATGATAGATGCCCGATTGATATTAGGTTATTACCAACACCTTATTAAACTCCCTCAACAATTTTTCGATACAATGAGGGTTGGAGAAATTGTCTCAAGAATTAATGATGCAGTCAAAATCAGAGCTTTTATTAATGATAGTGCGATTTCCTTAGTAATAAATGTCTGTATCCTTATTTTTTCATTTGTTGCGATGTTTATCTACTCTTGGAAACTTGCACTTGTAATGCTTTTACTACTTCCTATTTCAGGAGGTATTTATTGGTTTGTGAATTATAGAAACAAAAAGTTTCAACGTAAACTAATGGAAAGTAGTGCAGAACTTGAATCTCAACTTGTAGAATCTATTGATTCTATTCGGACCATAAAAAGGTTAGGTATAGAGGACTTTTCAAACTTGAAAACAGAAATTCGGTTTGTAGATACCTTGAAGAACGTTTTTAGTATTTCTCAAACGAATATCTTTTCAGAAAATAGTACTCACTTTGTTTCGGTCATTTTTACTGTGGTACTCTTAGGTGTTGGGGCTCACTTTGTTTTAAATAAAGAACTTACTCCTGGGGAGTTACTTTCCTTTAATGCCTTGTTGAATTACCTAACAGGTCCTGTAACGGCTCTGATTGGTATGAATAGTCAGTGGCAAAATGCAAAAATTGCGGCAGATCGTTTATTTGAATTATTAGATTTAGATAATGAACAATCTAATGTTGAAGAAGAACAAATTGAGCTGACTCCTTCAAAAATTGGAGATATTCAGTTCCAAAATGTATCGTTTCGTTATGGCTCAAGGGTAGATGTCTTTCAAAAGTTAAACCTTAGTATTCCTAAAAGAAAATTAACTGCAATAGTTGGTGAAAGTGGTTCAGGAAAATCTACATTAGCGGCGCTAATTCAAAAGATTTACCCAATACAAGAAGGACGCATTATAATTGGTGATATCAATATTAATTACCTATCGCGAAGCTCTCTAAGAAATACTATTGGAGTTGTCCCCCAACAAATTGAACTTTTTAAAGGAAGTGTAATCGAAAATATAGCCTTAGGAGAATTGCATCCAAATGTTGAAAAAGTTATTTCGATATGTAAAGATTTAGGTATTATAGATTTTATAGAGTCTTTACCCAATGGTTTTCAATCGGAAATAGGTGAAAAAGGAAGTACTTTATCCGGTGGACAACGTCAAAGATTGGCTATCGCAAGAGCTTTATACCGTGACCCTGAAATACTAATTCTTGATGAGCCCACTGCATCGCTCGACAGTAAATCAGAAGAGTTTGTTCAGAAAACAATACAACAGCTTATGCTGAAAGGGAAAACCGTGATAATCATAGCCCATAGATTATCCACAATACAAGATGCTGATAAGATCCTTGTATTAGAGAAAGGAAAACTAGTAGAAGATGGGGTACACTTTTCATTACTAGAACAAAATGGAAAATACCATGAACTTTGGGAGTCCCAAATTCCTAAAGGATTAAAAGAATTAATAATAGCCTAA
- a CDS encoding class IIb bacteriocin, lactobin A/cerein 7B family produces MKFQELEFEELKSIDGGIACGGWCIAGVVLFVGSALGVGIYNGYNNAADKAAGKK; encoded by the coding sequence ATGAAGTTCCAAGAATTAGAATTTGAAGAATTAAAATCGATTGATGGTGGTATAGCTTGTGGTGGATGGTGCATTGCAGGAGTAGTATTATTTGTAGGTTCAGCACTCGGTGTTGGAATTTATAACGGATATAACAACGCTGCAGACAAAGCTGCAGGAAAAAAGTAA
- a CDS encoding DUF2062 domain-containing protein, translating into MGILKDIRLSVKHQVTHRILVPIRTLLRQGMTPNELAWSVGVGMLVGSSPMLGLCTWICIIIASIFKLNQFAIQAANYAVSPLQAFLIIPYIQLGTFIFGLESKGITLEKIQAAIDESLFKGLEEIGLLMLQGATAWLLVSLIVVVPLQKILQIAFKRMLKRMNHLNQTEVTE; encoded by the coding sequence ATGGGCATTCTAAAAGATATTCGCTTATCTGTTAAGCATCAAGTAACACATAGAATCTTGGTACCTATCCGTACATTATTAAGACAAGGAATGACTCCTAATGAATTGGCTTGGAGTGTAGGTGTCGGTATGCTTGTAGGATCATCTCCTATGTTGGGTTTATGTACTTGGATATGTATTATCATTGCATCTATTTTTAAACTAAATCAATTTGCAATTCAGGCGGCGAACTATGCTGTTTCTCCACTACAAGCATTTTTGATAATCCCATACATACAATTAGGTACTTTTATTTTTGGTTTAGAATCTAAAGGTATCACTTTAGAAAAAATACAAGCTGCCATTGATGAAAGTCTATTCAAAGGTTTGGAGGAAATAGGATTACTCATGTTACAAGGTGCAACTGCATGGCTATTAGTATCACTAATTGTAGTAGTCCCATTACAGAAAATTCTTCAAATCGCATTTAAGAGAATGCTCAAACGTATGAACCATCTTAATCAAACTGAAGTAACAGAATAA
- a CDS encoding class IIb bacteriocin, lactobin A/cerein 7B family, with product MLELTTKELKNIEGGVGFTGIITGIGVGAAAWFALEQSGEKIGEFIYNITH from the coding sequence ATGTTAGAATTAACAACAAAAGAATTAAAAAATATTGAAGGAGGCGTAGGCTTCACAGGTATTATTACTGGAATTGGTGTAGGAGCTGCTGCATGGTTTGCCTTAGAACAATCTGGAGAAAAAATTGGTGAGTTTATCTATAACATCACACATTAA
- a CDS encoding HTH domain-containing protein encodes MLLQKQLLRIERIDHLIRKRGTGTPKELAHKLEITDRTLRSLLAQMRELGAEIYYDSHRMSYVYSKPHRFFFGYIHEDAVNSIKQVN; translated from the coding sequence ATGTTACTTCAAAAACAACTACTAAGAATTGAGAGAATTGATCATTTAATCAGAAAAAGAGGAACAGGTACACCAAAAGAGCTTGCTCATAAACTTGAAATTACAGACCGTACTCTACGTTCACTTTTAGCTCAAATGCGAGAACTAGGAGCAGAGATTTATTATGATTCTCATCGAATGAGCTATGTGTATAGTAAACCACACCGTTTCTTCTTTGGCTACATACATGAAGATGCTGTTAACTCAATAAAACAAGTTAATTAG
- a CDS encoding HlyD family secretion protein, whose translation MLLPKELIKVILPKYYTQLNKTSNAIYLTILSLVIVALGCLPIIKVPITIQSLGLIRPTQEKFGLKAPLTEKVSQLFVKDNTVISKGQILLVLDTTELSLKRDFALQHFKILEKQYKDLIHLCQVTKEVQELQELESLRTRNYLKKYEEFYNDVLLLQEELEISQKQLNRKKRLAQTQAIPEKEVENSKLIVRRNETKLTLRWKRAHSEWAIELDDHKIKLENLNSEIKQLNKQINKYYIRSTVTGVLQNFNGIHEGTMVFANQNIGEITPQSELIAECYVSPKDIGWLHNDMKSIMQIDAYNYNDWGTLEGKITQVYHDVTMLDDQPVFKVKCSFHKDFLSLSNGYKGYLKKGMTLQARFVVTQRSLFDLLYDQTDDWLNPSRHDATTNKVAKL comes from the coding sequence ATGCTTCTCCCAAAAGAGCTAATTAAAGTAATATTACCAAAATATTATACTCAACTAAATAAAACTTCAAATGCTATTTATCTTACTATTTTAAGCTTAGTAATTGTAGCATTAGGATGTCTTCCAATAATTAAAGTTCCGATAACAATTCAGTCACTAGGGTTAATACGTCCTACTCAAGAAAAATTTGGTCTAAAAGCTCCATTAACTGAAAAAGTATCTCAACTCTTTGTTAAAGACAATACCGTTATTTCTAAAGGACAAATTTTACTAGTTCTTGATACTACAGAACTTTCTCTAAAAAGAGATTTTGCCTTACAACATTTTAAAATTCTGGAAAAACAATACAAAGATTTAATACACTTATGTCAAGTGACGAAAGAAGTCCAGGAACTGCAAGAACTTGAATCACTAAGAACAAGAAACTACCTTAAAAAGTATGAAGAATTTTATAACGATGTTCTACTTCTACAGGAAGAATTAGAGATTTCTCAGAAACAGTTAAACAGAAAAAAGCGTTTAGCTCAAACTCAAGCTATACCAGAAAAAGAAGTTGAAAATAGTAAACTGATTGTTAGAAGAAATGAGACAAAACTTACATTAAGATGGAAAAGAGCACATTCTGAATGGGCTATAGAATTAGATGATCATAAAATAAAGCTTGAAAACCTTAATTCAGAGATCAAGCAATTAAATAAGCAAATCAATAAATACTATATCAGATCTACAGTTACTGGAGTATTACAAAATTTTAATGGAATACATGAAGGTACAATGGTATTCGCAAATCAGAATATTGGAGAAATTACTCCACAATCAGAACTGATTGCTGAATGTTATGTTTCTCCAAAAGATATAGGTTGGTTACATAATGATATGAAATCAATTATGCAGATTGATGCTTATAATTATAATGATTGGGGAACCTTAGAAGGCAAGATAACGCAAGTATACCATGATGTTACTATGCTTGATGATCAACCTGTTTTTAAGGTAAAATGTAGTTTTCATAAAGACTTTCTTTCATTGTCCAATGGTTATAAAGGCTATCTTAAAAAAGGAATGACCTTACAAGCACGGTTTGTTGTCACACAAAGAAGCTTATTTGATCTACTGTATGACCAAACAGATGATTGGTTAAACCCTTCAAGACATGATGCAACTACTAATAAAGTTGCGAAGTTATAA
- a CDS encoding single-stranded DNA-binding protein codes for MAGVNKVILVGNLGRDPEVRHLEGGASVATFSLATSESYTDRDGNRQTQTEWHNIVMWRGLATIAERYLKKGSKIYLEGKLTTRSYEKDGITRYATEVVARDMVMLDNRPEGQVGNNAYAPPTAADAPSQAQAASPAPAAAAATPDLSAAEGSNDDLPF; via the coding sequence ATGGCTGGAGTTAACAAAGTCATCTTAGTAGGAAACTTGGGTAGAGACCCAGAAGTGAGACATCTAGAAGGTGGTGCAAGTGTTGCCACATTCTCTCTTGCTACATCTGAAAGCTATACTGACAGAGACGGCAATAGACAAACACAAACTGAATGGCATAACATCGTTATGTGGAGAGGTTTAGCAACTATTGCTGAAAGATATTTAAAGAAAGGTAGTAAAATTTATCTTGAGGGTAAATTGACTACTCGTAGTTATGAAAAAGACGGAATCACTCGCTATGCTACCGAAGTAGTAGCTAGAGATATGGTGATGCTTGATAATAGACCTGAAGGACAAGTTGGTAATAATGCTTATGCTCCACCAACTGCAGCAGATGCTCCTAGCCAGGCTCAAGCGGCTTCTCCTGCACCTGCGGCAGCAGCAGCTACACCAGACTTGAGTGCCGCAGAAGGCAGCAACGACGATCTGCCTTTCTAA
- a CDS encoding TolC family protein has protein sequence MKKISIILLVSLCSFQILAQKNTLSLQEAINKALQNNFEIQIIYQDVLDAQQQNTWGNSGKLPQVNISNRNRASSQINQPASPFSLEGQNDNIQLDASIDLQWILFNGQKVSLQKKQFDQQEHLTSLQYQLVIENKIEEVIFQYYKILLEKEKLDVLRKVHRNAGLRISRIEKGVTLGENSRFELSREKTTYFTDSIHLVNQKLTVENDLRELNFLLGEQEVNTIFILTDSLEVPTLMLSPTTIIDNMMEQNSQLGISQSLLQQSKIDIDITRTNKQPIVAFESGYQGNLNWLKADYPTLEGDIVSQTNNGHLYGAFAGVNVSVPIFNGGQNDRKLQSSKIQYHKAHLELENKKLSLKKEAYQLFANYLYNQEKAKIGLLGQKSAEENLQLSQEQLDIGSISAFDFRQVQNSYLNASLNYFNAQYDLILSQVRLLKISGEILK, from the coding sequence ATGAAAAAGATATCTATAATACTACTTGTGAGTCTATGTTCTTTCCAGATTTTAGCTCAAAAAAATACGCTTTCTCTTCAAGAAGCTATAAATAAGGCTCTTCAAAATAACTTTGAAATACAAATAATTTATCAGGATGTATTAGATGCTCAACAACAAAATACGTGGGGAAACTCAGGTAAATTACCACAAGTAAATATATCTAATAGGAATCGAGCATCTTCTCAAATTAATCAACCAGCGTCTCCTTTTTCTTTAGAAGGTCAAAATGATAATATTCAACTAGATGCTTCTATTGATTTGCAATGGATATTATTTAATGGACAGAAAGTTAGTCTTCAAAAAAAACAATTTGATCAACAGGAACATTTAACATCACTTCAATATCAATTAGTGATAGAAAATAAAATTGAAGAGGTAATATTTCAATACTATAAGATTCTACTTGAAAAAGAGAAACTAGATGTTCTAAGAAAAGTACATCGAAACGCAGGACTAAGAATATCTAGAATTGAAAAAGGAGTTACCTTAGGTGAAAATTCTAGGTTTGAATTAAGTAGAGAAAAAACGACATATTTTACTGATTCTATTCATCTTGTAAATCAGAAATTAACTGTCGAAAATGATTTAAGGGAACTCAATTTTCTATTGGGTGAACAAGAAGTCAATACGATTTTTATTCTGACGGATAGTCTAGAAGTACCAACACTTATGTTATCCCCAACAACAATTATTGATAACATGATGGAGCAAAATAGCCAATTAGGAATATCTCAATCATTATTACAACAAAGTAAAATAGATATTGATATTACAAGAACAAACAAACAACCTATAGTTGCCTTTGAAAGTGGGTATCAAGGAAATCTAAATTGGCTTAAAGCTGATTATCCTACTCTAGAAGGAGATATTGTTTCTCAAACTAATAATGGTCATTTATATGGAGCCTTTGCTGGAGTAAATGTTTCGGTTCCAATTTTCAATGGAGGACAAAATGATAGAAAATTACAGTCATCTAAGATTCAATATCATAAAGCTCACTTAGAATTAGAAAATAAAAAGCTAAGTCTTAAAAAAGAAGCGTACCAACTATTTGCAAACTATTTATATAATCAAGAAAAAGCTAAAATAGGACTATTGGGTCAAAAGTCTGCGGAAGAAAACTTACAACTATCCCAAGAACAATTAGATATAGGAAGTATCTCTGCTTTTGATTTTAGACAAGTACAGAATAGCTATTTGAATGCCTCTCTCAATTATTTTAATGCCCAATACGATCTTATTCTTTCTCAAGTAAGATTATTAAAGATTTCTGGAGAAATATTGAAATAA
- the mutY gene encoding A/G-specific adenine glycosylase, which yields MEFADRLINWYEKNKRDLPWRHTTDPYKIWLSEIILQQTRVQQGLPYYEKFVANFPTVKDFAAADIDKVLHLWQGLGYYSRARNMHIAANEVMEKWNGQFPDNYKDLLTLKGVGKYTAAAIASFGFKEKVATVDGNVYRVLSRIFDIDHDIASGKGQKVFTEVANELISESSPDIFNQALMEMGAIQCTPKSPRCEDCPFVQECEARIKDIISIRPVKLKKVKVSNRYLQYFVIEHNDRFILKKRAEGDIWTGLYDFPLSETADKPTEFSTGIILENTGLEIHENTIFHKSETFKHLLSHRKLFIEFFHVKLQTQISIPDKHTDYQWMDIEEIKSVGKPIILENYLTKYIY from the coding sequence ATGGAATTTGCCGATCGGCTCATCAATTGGTACGAGAAAAATAAACGAGACCTTCCTTGGAGACATACTACCGATCCTTATAAAATATGGTTATCGGAAATTATCCTTCAACAAACAAGAGTACAACAAGGATTACCTTATTATGAAAAGTTTGTAGCAAATTTTCCAACGGTAAAAGATTTTGCTGCAGCAGATATCGACAAAGTACTTCATTTATGGCAAGGGTTAGGATATTACTCTAGAGCCAGAAATATGCATATTGCTGCCAATGAAGTGATGGAAAAGTGGAACGGTCAATTTCCTGATAATTATAAAGATTTACTGACCTTAAAAGGGGTTGGTAAATATACAGCAGCAGCTATTGCATCATTTGGTTTTAAGGAAAAAGTCGCAACTGTAGATGGTAATGTCTATCGAGTATTATCAAGAATATTTGATATCGACCATGACATTGCATCTGGAAAAGGACAAAAAGTTTTTACTGAAGTAGCCAATGAATTGATTTCAGAAAGCTCACCAGATATATTCAATCAGGCATTAATGGAAATGGGAGCTATCCAATGTACTCCTAAAAGTCCTCGCTGTGAAGATTGTCCTTTTGTACAAGAATGTGAAGCTAGAATTAAGGATATCATCAGTATCAGACCTGTTAAGCTAAAAAAGGTAAAAGTAAGCAACCGTTATCTTCAGTATTTTGTGATCGAACATAATGACCGTTTTATCTTAAAGAAAAGAGCCGAAGGTGACATTTGGACAGGTTTATATGACTTTCCATTGTCAGAAACGGCAGATAAACCTACCGAGTTTTCAACAGGCATTATTCTTGAAAATACAGGATTAGAAATACATGAAAACACTATCTTTCATAAGAGTGAAACGTTTAAGCATTTGTTATCACACAGAAAGTTATTTATTGAGTTTTTTCATGTAAAATTGCAGACTCAAATTTCTATACCAGATAAACATACTGATTATCAGTGGATGGATATTGAGGAAATTAAATCGGTTGGGAAGCCGATCATTTTAGAGAATTATTTGACAAAATATATTTATTAA
- a CDS encoding cysteine peptidase family C39 domain-containing protein gives MKVANFTILILIIFQKINIYCSIIKLLKYLEWHKNDLSLYRIIKYLDTYKVNYKKYKIDFPEEKDIKLNAIYNTYNYGLVIIRSIKGDNITIFSTRENSNINIFINDFLFEWDGIIISLKKKNNYNKILQYVCKLRLILIQHQFQWVLSIKILSILIGIIFIFILSFTHGNGIYFKLCSLYLFIINIIALRLITSNELPLESCKNETSKKCKPVINFKIWALTYTLSFEKIALCYSLTLSIIIVINNNVDFLFFSSILVTPLLFYLLLYQIVNFKKLCIYCFTIMSFYFSISIYSFININHIYIYQNLLIYKFLVFFILYILLYAYEKNNEIKYIKKYNFNIVNNKPVLNENYLKSLSKNNKMKLILSLFCPKCAEIALSLSKKDIEKIDIFFIDNKDTFESSRVNKIMSQLFTINTEDFYNSFQEWYTHFNHTTFIKKYSKIETIKNENLDIDKFIKVNKLSYIPVVIYEDKFIDSSYSISDVLKFDNYNL, from the coding sequence ATGAAAGTAGCTAATTTTACAATATTAATATTAATTATATTTCAAAAAATAAATATCTATTGTTCTATAATTAAATTATTAAAGTATTTAGAATGGCATAAAAATGATCTTTCTTTATATAGAATAATTAAATATTTAGATACATACAAAGTAAATTATAAAAAGTATAAAATAGATTTCCCTGAAGAAAAAGATATTAAATTAAATGCCATATACAATACTTACAACTACGGTTTAGTTATAATAAGAAGTATAAAAGGTGATAATATTACTATATTCTCCACTCGAGAAAATAGTAATATTAATATATTTATTAATGATTTTTTATTTGAATGGGATGGTATTATTATCTCTTTAAAGAAAAAAAATAACTATAATAAAATTCTCCAATACGTATGTAAGTTAAGATTAATTTTAATTCAACATCAATTTCAATGGGTTTTATCTATAAAAATATTATCAATATTAATTGGCATAATTTTTATATTTATTCTCTCTTTTACTCATGGTAATGGGATTTATTTTAAATTATGCTCACTTTACCTATTTATCATAAACATAATAGCATTAAGGTTAATTACTAGTAATGAGTTACCTCTAGAATCATGTAAAAATGAAACATCAAAAAAATGTAAACCAGTAATTAATTTCAAAATATGGGCTTTAACCTATACATTATCTTTTGAGAAAATAGCATTATGTTATTCATTAACTTTATCAATAATTATTGTTATTAATAATAATGTTGATTTTTTATTTTTTAGTTCAATTTTAGTCACCCCTTTATTATTTTATTTATTACTATATCAAATAGTAAATTTTAAAAAATTATGTATATACTGTTTTACAATAATGTCATTTTATTTTAGTATTAGTATTTATAGTTTTATAAACATTAATCATATATATATTTATCAAAATTTATTAATATATAAATTTCTTGTTTTTTTTATATTATACATACTATTATACGCTTATGAAAAAAATAATGAAATAAAATATATAAAAAAATATAACTTTAATATTGTAAATAATAAACCTGTTTTAAATGAAAATTATCTAAAATCACTATCAAAAAACAACAAAATGAAATTAATATTAAGTTTATTTTGTCCAAAATGTGCAGAGATTGCTTTATCATTATCAAAAAAAGATATTGAAAAAATAGATATTTTTTTTATTGATAATAAAGATACTTTTGAAAGTAGTAGAGTTAATAAAATTATGTCACAGCTTTTTACAATAAACACAGAAGATTTTTATAATTCATTTCAAGAATGGTATACTCACTTTAATCATACAACGTTTATAAAAAAGTATTCAAAAATAGAGACCATAAAAAATGAAAACCTTGATATTGATAAATTTATAAAAGTGAATAAGCTTTCATATATACCAGTAGTTATATATGAAGACAAGTTTATTGACTCTTCATACAGTATATCTGATGTTTTAAAGTTTGATAATTATAATTTATGA
- a CDS encoding rhomboid family intramembrane serine protease has protein sequence MSLTLILIAINVAISYYAWQKPDVLNKLLMQPYMVQKQNQWYRFITSAFVHGSWMHLFFNMFTLYFFGRYIEYYFMIILGDETLVALAYFSLFLLGAIVADIPTFIQQRNNFNYRSLGASGGVSSIIFASILYSPLNDICLYGILCFPGFIWGAIYLIYTQYQTNNIDSNVNHSAHLYGALFGILFAIVMEPSALPQFIQQISSWAF, from the coding sequence ATGTCACTAACACTTATTTTAATCGCTATCAATGTAGCTATAAGCTATTATGCATGGCAAAAACCAGATGTATTAAATAAACTTCTTATGCAGCCATATATGGTGCAAAAACAAAATCAGTGGTACAGGTTTATTACTTCTGCATTTGTACATGGAAGTTGGATGCATTTGTTCTTCAATATGTTTACTCTCTACTTCTTTGGGAGATATATTGAGTATTATTTTATGATTATCCTTGGTGATGAAACATTAGTAGCATTAGCTTACTTTAGTTTATTTTTATTAGGGGCAATTGTCGCGGATATCCCAACATTTATTCAACAAAGAAATAATTTTAACTATAGATCATTAGGTGCTTCTGGAGGTGTATCTTCAATCATCTTTGCTAGTATTCTATATTCCCCACTGAATGATATCTGTCTATACGGCATCTTATGTTTTCCAGGATTTATTTGGGGGGCAATATATTTGATCTATACACAATACCAAACGAATAATATAGACAGCAACGTAAACCACTCTGCCCACCTTTATGGTGCACTTTTTGGTATTTTGTTCGCTATTGTGATGGAACCTTCTGCCTTACCACAATTTATCCAACAAATTTCATCATGGGCATTCTAA